A part of Lacerta agilis isolate rLacAgi1 chromosome 7, rLacAgi1.pri, whole genome shotgun sequence genomic DNA contains:
- the PCMTD1 gene encoding protein-L-isoaspartate O-methyltransferase domain-containing protein 1 isoform X1, with amino-acid sequence MGGAVSAGEDNDDLIDNLKEAQYIRTDRVEQAFRAIDRGDYYLEGYRDNAYKDLAWKHGNIHLSAPCIYSEVMEALKLQPGLSFLNLGSGTGYLSTMVGLILGPFGINHGIELHPDVVEYAKEKLESFIKYSDSFDKFEFCEPAFVVGNCLQISSDSHQYDRIYCGAGVQKDHENYMKILLKIGGILVMPIEDQISKGFSTLTQILRTGQNTWESKNILAVSFAPLVQPSKSDSSKNDTVGLPPCAVRNLQDLARIYIRRTLRNYINDELQAKGIIPKPPPKRKRRRCRRRRINTYVFVGNQLIPQPLDSEEDEKMEEDNKEEDDKDHSEVLKPEEPPINLLRERIMSLPLPESLKSYLTYYREK; translated from the exons ATGGGAGGAGCTGTGAGTGCAGGAGAAGACAATGATGATTTAATTGATAACTTGAAAGAAGCACAGTATATTCGCACTGACAGAGTGGAGCAAGCCTTCAGAGCTATTGATCGTGGTGACTACTACCTGGAAGGCTATAGGGACAATGCATATAAAGATTTGGCTTGGAAGCATGGAAATATACATTTATCAGCCCCTTGCATTTATTCTGAAGTCATGGAAGCTTTGAAACTTCAGCCAGGATTGTCTTTTCTTAATCTGGGTAGTGGAACCGGCTATTTAAGCACAATGGTGGGATTGATATTag GCCCTTTTGGAATAAATCATGGAATAGAACTTCATCCAGATGTGGTGGAATATGCCAAGGAAAAACTGGAGAGCTTCATAAAATATAGTGATAGTTTTGATAA ATTTGAATTTTGTGAACCTGCCTTCGTAGTTGGCAACTGCTTGCAAATCTCATCAGATAGTCATCAATATGACCGGATTTACTGCGGAGCTGGTGTACAAAAAGACCATGAGAACTACATGAAAATATTATTGAAAATTGGAGGCATTCTAGTTATGCCTATTGAAGATCAG ATATCAAAGGGCTTTTCTACG CTAACCCAAATACTGAGAACTGGACAAAATACTTGGGAAAGCAAAAACATCCTTGCTGTTTCATTTGCTCCACTTGTGCAGCCAAGCAAGAGTGACAGCAGCAAAAATGATACTGTGGGACTTC cccCCTGTGCTGTTAGGAATCTACAGGACCTGGCGCGGATCTACATTAGGCGCACTCTTAGAAACTATATAAATGATGAGTTGCAAGCCAAGGGTATTATTCCAAAACCCCCACCAAAACGCAAACGCAGACGGTGCCGTAGGCGCAGGATTAACACCTATGTGTTTGTAGGAAACCAGCTCATTCCTCAGCCTCTAGATAGTGAAGAAGATGAAAAGATGGAAGAAGACAACAAAGAAGAGGATGATAAAGATCACAGTGAAGTCTTGAAGCCAGAAGAACCCCCAATAAATTTATTGCGGGAAAgaattatgagtctaccacttcCTGAATCTCTAAAATCGTACTTGACATACTATAgagaaaaataa
- the PCMTD1 gene encoding protein-L-isoaspartate O-methyltransferase domain-containing protein 1 isoform X2 has product MGGAVSAGEDNDDLIDNLKEAQYIRTDRVEQAFRAIDRGDYYLEGYRDNAYKDLAWKHGNIHLSAPCIYSEVMEALKLQPGLSFLNLGSGTGYLSTMVGLILGPFGINHGIELHPDVVEYAKEKLESFIKYSDSFDKFEFCEPAFVVGNCLQISSDSHQYDRIYCGAGVQKDHENYMKILLKIGGILVMPIEDQLTQILRTGQNTWESKNILAVSFAPLVQPSKSDSSKNDTVGLPPCAVRNLQDLARIYIRRTLRNYINDELQAKGIIPKPPPKRKRRRCRRRRINTYVFVGNQLIPQPLDSEEDEKMEEDNKEEDDKDHSEVLKPEEPPINLLRERIMSLPLPESLKSYLTYYREK; this is encoded by the exons ATGGGAGGAGCTGTGAGTGCAGGAGAAGACAATGATGATTTAATTGATAACTTGAAAGAAGCACAGTATATTCGCACTGACAGAGTGGAGCAAGCCTTCAGAGCTATTGATCGTGGTGACTACTACCTGGAAGGCTATAGGGACAATGCATATAAAGATTTGGCTTGGAAGCATGGAAATATACATTTATCAGCCCCTTGCATTTATTCTGAAGTCATGGAAGCTTTGAAACTTCAGCCAGGATTGTCTTTTCTTAATCTGGGTAGTGGAACCGGCTATTTAAGCACAATGGTGGGATTGATATTag GCCCTTTTGGAATAAATCATGGAATAGAACTTCATCCAGATGTGGTGGAATATGCCAAGGAAAAACTGGAGAGCTTCATAAAATATAGTGATAGTTTTGATAA ATTTGAATTTTGTGAACCTGCCTTCGTAGTTGGCAACTGCTTGCAAATCTCATCAGATAGTCATCAATATGACCGGATTTACTGCGGAGCTGGTGTACAAAAAGACCATGAGAACTACATGAAAATATTATTGAAAATTGGAGGCATTCTAGTTATGCCTATTGAAGATCAG CTAACCCAAATACTGAGAACTGGACAAAATACTTGGGAAAGCAAAAACATCCTTGCTGTTTCATTTGCTCCACTTGTGCAGCCAAGCAAGAGTGACAGCAGCAAAAATGATACTGTGGGACTTC cccCCTGTGCTGTTAGGAATCTACAGGACCTGGCGCGGATCTACATTAGGCGCACTCTTAGAAACTATATAAATGATGAGTTGCAAGCCAAGGGTATTATTCCAAAACCCCCACCAAAACGCAAACGCAGACGGTGCCGTAGGCGCAGGATTAACACCTATGTGTTTGTAGGAAACCAGCTCATTCCTCAGCCTCTAGATAGTGAAGAAGATGAAAAGATGGAAGAAGACAACAAAGAAGAGGATGATAAAGATCACAGTGAAGTCTTGAAGCCAGAAGAACCCCCAATAAATTTATTGCGGGAAAgaattatgagtctaccacttcCTGAATCTCTAAAATCGTACTTGACATACTATAgagaaaaataa